Part of the Urocitellus parryii isolate mUroPar1 chromosome 2, mUroPar1.hap1, whole genome shotgun sequence genome, AGGAGAGTGGTAAGAACTGAGGAAACCTAGGAGCTAGGATGCATATGAGGCATATCTACCCTCTgacctcctccacccccacctcatCAGGCCGTCCATCCGAGTCCACAGTTTCCGTGTATGGCTTGTTCTGGATTCGATTCAGGTCCTCATGTAGCCCATCCAGCAGGAAAGCCATGAACTCCTGGGCATCGTGCTGGGCATAGCCTGTGAACTGGCTGGCCTTGCTTGCCACAATGGCCTGGATGCAGGGACCAAGGTATGAGTGTAAAACTTTAGCACCCACTGCACTCACATTTGGTTgatcctccccaccctctccaaccAAGAGTGAGAATGGCCACAGATCACCttcaacttggaaggctgaaagGCATGGTGAGTGCCCTTCCACAGGGCCCGGAGCAACACAGCAAAGCCAATGGCCAGACGTCCACCTGTCCCCAGTGGGTTGTTGTAGTTGATCTCTGCCTCAAAGGAACGGTCTAGGAAAGCAAAAAAAGGAGTGAGGAATAAAGGTACCCCTTCTGCCCATACCTCAGGCTCCTGGCCCTGTTCTCACCATGGAAGAAGTCCCGAAGTTCCCGAGTGTTGGAAAGAGACTGAATGACACTGTTCATGAAGCAAGTGTTGCCTAAGTTGACAAGACCAGTGAAACCTGGCAGACAcaccttcttctcttcctcctcctcctcctccacgcTATCTCCACTCACAGGGCTGTGGGGCATTGGAGGTACCATACATGTGGGCTTGGGCTGTGGGAGCAAATGGGCCATGAGAGATCATCCCTGAGGCTCTTCAGCCTCCACTCTTAGCCCTTCCCAACCCAAGATTCTCACCGAGGCCAGGTGTGGCTCTGGCTTTGGGACAACATGCTCCAAGGTTGTGCGGGTCACCAAACCATCCAGCCCTGTGTCCTCGGATCGAGCCTTGGATTTATCTTTCTCCATAGCCCGGGCTTCCTCCTGGCCTGTTAGGGGGTGAGGGGTACCTCCCGGAGGGGTTGAATCCAGAGGTGTTGGACCTGTCGGCACGGCAACCTTTGCACCACCCACTGCACCTTAAAAAGGGGGAATGAGGGGGCTGGTGGTTAGCAGCATGTGGCAGGGATGGGGGTCACAGTCACGCAGGGTTAGGCAATGAAGGGAGCTCGTGTGCAGACCTCGTGCAGCTGGGGCCTCCAGCCCCCCCCAGCGCTGACTCTGACGCTTATGGAGACAGATGTCGATGCGAGAGGCCGTGAAACAGAAGGTGCAATGTTCTGGCTCAATCAGGTTCCTGCAGGAAAAGGCTGAGCTCAGGAACTTAGGTAGAGAAGGTATCAGGTTAGACAGATCAGGAGGAAGGAGCCCCAGGTGGGACAGGCACAGTAGTGGAGCCGGGCACCACCCACCTGAGCTTCACCTGCCAACGGAAGATGGTGTGGGGCCCACAGCCCGGATGCAGCCTCAAGAAGTTTCCATCCCTGCAAATGCAGGGCAAAAGGAACAATAAAAACGAAAAAGCATGAGGCATATGGTCCCATTTGAGGCATACCATCTGCCCCGGCTCCTGCCCACCACCAACCTGGTCTGGAATATGAGTGTGAAGTCCTGTTCACGGAAAAGTACTCGAGAGGTATCCCTGTGGATCTCCTTCACGTACACGTGCACCACCACTGAATCCGGGCCCTTCTCATATGAGTCATTCTTGACAAATGCCAGGTTCACCATGGACTCAGGCTCTATGTTGAGACCATGGCTCAGTACCACCCAGGATAGGTTTCAGTCTACGGCTACTCTACTCCCTACCAGCCCATTAATCCTGCAACCTAATTGGGGTTCTGcctgcccatccccagccccacctttacCATCCACCAACGTTGCGGCATCTGTTGCTACTGTCATCTCTTCTTTGACATGGTCATCTTTCCCAGGGTCTCTGATCTTGGCCACTGCTGGGGAGACTGGGTCATTCCTGGGGGACACTGACTTCTCTCCTGCCAAAAGGGCTAAATTCTTCTCTGAGCCTAGGAGGCAGGTTTGCGGATTCAGTGGTGGTACACAGAGCTGTTCTTCAGCCTCAACCTATTTGTAGCAAGATTGTGGGCAGGATCAGCCCTAGGTCCAACAGGTGGCCCCCACTCCAATCCATACTCCTTCCCCCCATCTCCTAAGACCCAAACAGGCACCTAGTTCTCACCTGGGGGGCTGGATCAGCCAGGAAGGGTGGGGCATCACCCTGGGGTCCAGGGCCATCCCTGGACCCTTCCCCCTCTGGCCCTCTGCAGAGATGTACAGCCCTCTTGGCGCTGGGCCCTGCCTGGGCCCCGGGGCCAGCCCCTGAGCCTACCTCACCACGGCCCTGGGCCCGCTTCTGGTTCCGGGCCTCCTGCTTAGCCCGGCGGGGCTCAGGGCCTGGGTCCAGGGCAATGGGAGACAGTTCCTGCCCATTCTCCTGGCACCGCAGCATGGGCACCAGCTCCTGGGTCCCTAGAGGTTTCTTCTGCCAAAAATATAATAGTGAGGCCCTGAAGACTGCACTGTGTatccccacccttcccttcacTAGAACTTACCAGGAGAGAGGGCCACGTAAGCAGAGGCACCTTCTTGGGTAATGCTAGCTGTAGGATTCCACCTTTACGGGCCTGAACTTTGGCGCAAGAACTTTCTATTTCAGCATAAAGGACACCATCCCACTGCCGACCATCTAGAGACAAAGGAGCAGCAGTGATGTGGGGTGGAGGATATCAAAGAATTCAAATACACTATTGTAGTCAAGGCAGATGGACACACCTGGAAGCCGCACCACACAGTTGGTGTCTGTGAAAACAGTATCCACTTCCTCCAGCCGCAAGGGACCTACTCCCACACGCAGCTTGACAATTACCTCATTTTCATTCTGTCCCCAATCAAGTAACAACTCTGTAAGGGGAATGATAAAAGATCACAAGGAATTCACAAGCTGCTGATAATAGATCCAACCAAAATGGGACTTCTCCAGATGGGAGCTAAATTCCCAGTACTCCATCTCCTCCCTTAGTATTCAAAAGTCCCATTCATTACTTACCCTCTTTGGTATGCTCCTCTTTTGGAGTGGGCACTGACCctgacaacaaaataaagaacagTGAGGAAATGATGAGGAGCCAGTCCCAAAGACCCTACCACATCAAGACACCATTGTCTGGATCTCAATCAAGGACCCCAGGCTCAAAGCAAGAGCTTTACTCAGGCTGGTATGGGGCCTTCTCTGAGTATCAGACCAAGACAAAGCAGCAAAACAGTCATCTCCCAATCTGTGTGCCCAGTAAGAGGGAAGGAGGCCATGAACACTCTGAGAATGCCATTCCCACCTCTCCTAGGATCTCCATCCTTGCTCTCCTGGTTTGCTCTATCCTTCTGCTTCTTCTTACTAGTGGCCTCCTCCAGTCCTGGGGGCCCTCTCCTTGGGCCTGTGGCACTGGCCCCGCCAGACATTCTGAGCCGCTTGGTTGACAGCCAGAGTGTCCCGGGGTCGGCAACAGCGTCTGGGTCAGGGCTGCGGCGCTTTCTTCCTGGCCCAGCTATTTTGGCAACTCTTTGTGGCCAAATTCTCCAACAAGGAACCAACAGCCTAATGAAAAAAGATCAATCATCTCTGTCAAGGCCCAACAACATGCTCCTTGACTATAGCCAGGGCTTAGCAACCCAGGACACTCCTAACTCTAATATCTCCTTACCACCTAAAGTAACCCTGGATACTCTCAGACTATTCtgaagagagaataaataatgCAAGTAGCAGCAATCACTTCTGGCCAAGGCTCCTATATACCTGCCATAAGGACCCACAAAGTTGGAAGCCTCACAAGGAGGTGCCAGGTCAAAGCAGTCATGGCCCGGGACCAGGATCCTCCTCTGGACAGGAGCCATGGCTCCAGCCTACGGGCCTGGCTGGCGCTCTAAGTAGGGTGCTCCCTTTTTCTTCACTCTCACTTGCTGCTTAGTCACCACTGGAGAAGTAGGTGTAGGAGGAAGGCAGAAAAGGCAGAGACGGTCAAGCAGCAGGAAGCCCAGGCTCTGTAGGTCCAGCCCAGTGCTGCCACTACTCAGAAAAGGTCCTGATGCTAAggtgccccacctgcctcctgtcAGCTCCACCTTTGTTGTGAAAGTGGTTGTTTTATTACTTGGTCTTTCCCCATCCCCAAAGGGATTCCTCTTCTCAACTGCAGAGATGGGCTAACTACAGTGCTAAGGCATGATGGGCATCCAGCTTGAAATTAGAACATCATCATGTTCCTACCCAAGTCCCTTCACTTATCAGCTCTAAGCCACAGAGACCTACTACCCAGTTTCTAGCAGACCTTTCAGTGGATTCTGGGCCACATATCCATCCAAAATGAAGTTATCAAATCCAGATACTAAAACAAGGTCGGGGAAGAACCATGAATCTTGGATCCCTGGAAGGGTCATGACCGGCTTAAGCAAGTAGCAAGACAGTGACTAGTCTGTTactgtgggggtggggctgggaactGGAGGTGGTAAGATACTCTTCAATAGGCAAAATGTGGCATTGGTATGAGGCAGGTCCAGATTTGGAGAGTGTACACCTCCTTCCGCCTCCTTATATCCAAGGCCCAAGTAGAGGGTCGCTAACCTCCCACTATGCTCCAGCGCCGTGGAGGCGGGAATAGAGCTGTCTAGAGACCCGAGCTGGCCTTACAGGGCTGCGCAGAGCTACTGACCACAGACCAGCGCCCCAACAGGGCCGAGACCCAGCTCGAATCTTCGAAAccccactgccaccacctcctccaggaagccaccCTAGCTCGCCGCTAATCTTCTTTGTGGAGGGAGGCCGGCCACGGACGAAGTGTAACGGCTCCGCCGGCATCAGTAGTCCCGGCACTCCGCGGGGCTCAGAAGTCAGGGCTGGCACAGCCCATGACCTTGAACAGGCCGCCGGGGGCCAGCACAGCGGCCTCTCCGCTGCGACCAAACTGGCGAGTTGAGGCCCGCCCCACTCACCGAGCTACACCACCGCCGCCAGCCCTCTTCGGGCCCTGGCAACCCGCTCTCGATTCCGGTTCCGGCGTCAGGTCGGTTCCGGTTCCGGCGCGCCCCTCCCCCGTCCCGGCCCCGCGGCCGCCGCCTTAGCAGCTGGTTTTGTTTCGACTTCTAGTTACGGCCCCAAGAGGCGGAGCGCCGAACTGGTGACGCACTTCCGGCGGGAGAGGGCTCGCGACAACTGGAAGCTCCGGGGCGGGTCCTAGCGGAGGAGGAGGGGCTCCGATGCTTAGGCAGAGCCAGTGGACCTGTGGAGGTTCTGCGCAGATCCCGCCCATCCCAAAACAGAGTCCAGACGACACTGTGAGGGTTCACACTGGTTTATTGGGAGCCCTGACAGGCTGAGAGCTCTTTAATGTGAAGGCGTGCAGAGCGGGGCTGGGGACTGGGATAGGCTCTAGACAAGGGGTCACTGGCAAGTGTTGTAGATCTGGACCTGCAGATTGATGGCTTGAAGCACACTGCGCATCCTGGCCTCCAGCCCGTCCAGCTGTGCAGCCTTGCCCTCCAGTGCACGTTCGTTCTCTTCATAGGTGCCCTCCAGTTCTAGTAGGGGCATGTATCAACTTAGGGGCCCTTTTCCCACAGTCCCACCTCTTTGGTTCCTCCCTGCCACACTTCTCACCCTGTAGTCGCTGCAACTTGTCCTGAGCAGCCTGCAACAGACCCCGAGCTTCTTCTCGCAGTTGTTCTGCCCTGGCCTGTGCAGCCAGCACACCCTGGGCCTTGCGCTCAGCCAGGGCCCTCACAGTTTGGTACTGATCACCCACTGGGCCCTGCAGCAGCTGTAGATGTAGAAGGCAGCATTGGTATGCTAGCCCAGTAGAGGCTCAACCATCATCCCTACCTTCTTCAGCAGGTTGTCTCAGCCcacctgctcagcctcccaagcacggCTCTGGGCACTGCCTGCTGTTTCTTCGGCTGTAGAAGCTGCCAGACTATTTCCTGCCCGTTTCAGTTTCAGAGCCTCCAGGAGAGCATCCAGTTGCTGAGCCCGCTCACCTGCAGAGCTCAGTGCCTGCTCTGCACCTGCCATTCTTTCCTGTACCTGCCATGAATAGGCCCAGGGTTAAACAGATCTATGGTACATGCCCATAATCTTGCCCCTCTGATGTCCTAGGGAGACTACACCTGGTGCAGAGTCTGCTCTGTATGGTGTGTGTCAGCCACTGCTCTCTGGATGGCACCCTGGGCAGCACCCTGTGCCCGCTGAGCCTCTTCCAGTGCTGCCTGTACTGTTTCTGCCTTCTGTTTCTCACCTTCAGCCCGGCTCCTTGGGAAAAGGGGGAATTAGGGCTTGAAGGTATCAGAATCCCATGTCAGGAATAGGGATCAGGATTGGGGTCAGACCTTGCCCGCTGTGCATCCTGCAGTAGCTGCTCAGTCCGACGCACATCCCCCACAGTACGTGCCAGGATTGTGTCTACATCTGCCAGGCTTCTAACCCGTTCTGCAATCGCACCTGCCAGGTGCTGGATCTGATCTGGTGAAGCTGGGATAGAGAGCTCCAGTACTTGTGTAGCCACCATCTCAATGCTATCAGGATCAGCACCCTcctctacagggacacagacaaaAGCTTAAAGACAGATTCTTCAGCATGAATATGGGGACATAATCTTGGTGTGGACTCTGGATCATACATGAAATAGGAGTTTGTTAATAGGTATAAGGATGTAAGCACAGGGATGGGGACTATACAAAAGGCACAGACCCAGGGACATGGACTGAAGGATCACATATGGGCAATGATTTATAGGCTGGACATGGGGTCAGATATAAGACAACTACAAGCCCTGAGACCCACATTAAACCTAAAAAGAACATAGACACAGGGGAGACTTACGGCTAAGAAAGTCTTTTACACTCTGGATAAGTTCTCGAAGTTCCTGGTTGGCCTGTTCCACTTGTCCCCTGGAAGCATTAGCCTTGTCCAGGGCCTCCTGGGCCCGCCGCTGTGCCTCACCTGCTTGCCGTCGAGTCTCAGCCACTCGGCTGAGGATGCCATCACCTTCTACTAGTGCACGCTGTAGCTCTGCCTGTGTGTGCCGGGCCCGGCCCAATGCTAGGTCTGCTGTGGCTGCAGCCCCGCTGCAGCCAAGACCCCCACAGCGGAGCTGCCCATCCTCATCCCGGCAGCCGGCACCCCCACAAGGGCTGGTAACACAAGGTGCATCCCCTGGGGCCCCACACACCTGCCAGACATAGAAGAAGTTAGGGCTCTGTGAGAATATCCATACTTACCTATCACCCCACCTGACTTGCATCTCACCAGTTCATTTATGACAGTCAAGCTCAGGGTGCGAGCATGGTCAGAGAGTTTGCCCAGTGCTCGCTGGTTGGCCAGATGTTTTTGGTTGAAGTCTTCCCTCTGGCCATCCATTAGCACTTCTGTCTGATGCCGGGTATCTGCTGAGTTGCTCACAGAGCTAGGCACTAGCAGGGCTGAGGTATTGGCACGACGTTCTGCCTCTTCAGACTGGATATAGGCATGGTGGATGCTGTCATAGGCACCTAAGTTGGGCAGAGGCAGGCAGTCAGCTGAATATCAACCCTAGCCCTCCTGCCTATTTGACCAACTACTTACCTAAGAAGTTTGAATGCTTGAGCAGGTCCAGATGCTGGTGAAGCTGACGTAGTGTGAGATTAAGTGCAAGTCCATCTCGCTCTAGACCACTGAGTTCATTGTTGGCATTGAAGTTCTCATCCTGCACATCTGTCAACTTGGCCTCCAGCTGAGTCAGGTGCTCAGTGGCCTCCCCAATTTCATGCCTGCATCAATGGATGTCTGTTTAGAGAGGCTTCAGCCTGGTGCACTATACCTTTGCCCCATCCCACCATGTATCCTCTAACTCATCCGCACCGCAGCTCCTCTGTGGCCTCCACAAGCTGCATAGTAGAGGCAGCTGAGGTGTTGTGGGCACCCACAATGGCctgcaccatgcccagcttctcctGCATGTGCCAAAAGCTGCTCTCAAAGGCACCCAGCACACCGGTCTGCTGGAGTTCCTGTGCCCACTGCTCCAGGCGCCGTGTACGGGCAGCCAAGTCCTGTACCACACGGTCCCAATCCCCAAAGCATGCATGGCAAGGGTGGCATGAAGGAAAGACACCAGAAAAGCCCCGGGCACACTGATCACAGCGCACACCAGACACGCCTGGGCGGCAGCTACAATGGCCTGTGGAGCGGTGACACTGAGGTGTGTCTATTCCACGAGGGTCACAATCACAGGCTGCAGGAAAAGGCAGAATACAGAGTTAGGGCCCCTGTGGAGCATCCTAGAGAGTCCTCCATCCACCCTGGCTCCCCAACCACCTCACCACGGCACTGCAACCCAGGGTCTCCCCAGTGGAGTTCTTGGCACTCTGAACAAGTCTGCCCGCCAAAGCCAGCACGACAGTGACACTGCCCTGTGAACTAGGGTGGAAACAGAGCAGGAGTCAGAGTCTCCATCAGAGGCTGAGCCCCTGAGATGAGGCAGACATCAGGGACCATCTACCCAGAGATCTACAGAAGGGTTCCATACCTGATTGCAGGTGGGGCCTCTGGCTCGGCTTAGGTGGCAGGCACAAGGCTGGCAGCCGTGGCTACTAGTAAGGTTCCAAAAGTTGGGGGCACAGTGGTCACAGCTAAGGCCTTGGACATTGGGGAGACATGGACACTGCCCACTGCTTGGATCACAATGGCACTGGTCAGTGGATGGGCAATGCTGGGGATCTGTGCCCAGTGGATTGCAGGTGCAGCCTGTGCCAGCAAGATGAGCACAATAGTCAATGAGAGCTCAAACAGTGGAACCCCACCCCCACTATTCCTTCCCATGTATATACTCACGGTGACAACTCTGTCGGGCAGCCTGACCATGGAAGCCAGGCTTGCAGTGGGCACACTGTGGCCCTTCTGTGTTGTGTAAACAGCGCACACATTGCCCCGTGTGGGGGTCACAAGCATCAGGGTCCATAGGGTCAATGTTCCCACTGCATTCACATGGTTGGCATCTGCCACCTGGCCTTGATGGATCCCCAAAGTGCCCAGGGGCACAAGCTTCACACCGTGGCCCTGCCCACAGTCAAGGGGAAACCATGAGTGCTCAGCCCAGCCACTTCACACTGATCCCATGCCTGCCCCCTACCCACTTACCTGTGTAGCCTAACTGGCAGTGGCACACAATGTGCTGGGAGTAGCCATCCCGGTGGCAAGAAGTAGCAAAGTGCCTTTGGCTTCCAGGGCCTTCAGGGCAGGGACAGGGCCGGCACTGGCCCCCATATGGCAGCCGTGGATCCCCATGGAAGCCAGCAATGCACCTGTAgggaagtaaagaaagaaatgggtcATCCCCAGACAGCCTTCCTACCCACCAACCTACTCATAGACTCTCCAGGCTCACCTTTCACAGTGCTCACCCACTGTGTGATCACGGCAGCCCAGGCAAATGCCTGTGTGGGTGTCACATTCATCAGCATGCTCATTGCAGACACATGGCCGGCAGCTAGGAAATCCCCACTGGCCACGCTGGCAGTGGTCACAACGAAGCCCAAAGGCACCAGTGCGGCAGGGACATTGCCCACTAGTTCCTTCACATAGGCTGCTGAGTGCCCCTTCAGGACTGCACTGGCAGGCTGTGGGCAGTGCAAAGTCTGAACTGAGGGAAAGGGCCTAAGGAGAGTCTGTGTTGGATCAGGGTGGGAAGGTCAGGGAATGGAAGAGAACTGTAAGTGACTCAGGGCTAAGATTTAGTATGGGGTCCAAGGCAGAGTtagaggaaggaagcagagccagatggaggagggagaacagtagtgggaaggagagaaaagaatagaagggAACAAGGAGGAGGCAAGTACCTTGACAGCCGATGGGGCCAAAGCCATAGTAGCCAGTGGCACAGAGGTCACAGCGGCGTCCAGCCACTCCAGGTTTGCATTGGCACTGGCCACCATGAGGGTTGCACTCAGAACTCAGTGAACCTTGAGGGTCACACTGACAAGCTGTGGGACAGGGGTGCAAATCAAGCTGGGCCTCCACTTCTGCCCCACCGACCCATGTCACGGGTACTCACGCAGGGCACCGTTGTATATCAGAGTAGACAGGCTAATGAGGAGGGGGGCACAGGCCTCGGAAGGAGGGACCTTGCCAGGCACCAGACCTTCTTCATGACATCGATAGCGTTCAAAGGTGGCACGGCGCTCCAGGGCAGCAGCATCACCCCCACTGAACATTTCTAGCACCAGGACACGGGGCAGCAACACCAGCTGAAGAGATGAACAAGAGTATAACTCACATCAAGGACCACAATGGAACTTCCAAAGTAGTGCCATGGGCTTGTTAGCCCTGATACCACCATGAGCCTGCTTCTTCTGTCACAAACCTCTCATttccaccaccactaccaccacaagACCCATCCCACAGACCCTGCCATCTTGGTTGGTATGGGCAAGAGTTCACCGAGTCAATGAGTAGGTCAGGTCCAGAGTAGGAGGTCTCAGGCTGGGTGCTTCCTCCTGTTCGTAACAGCTTCAGATGCAATTTGTAAGAGGTGCCAGGCTCAAGGCAAATAGGTCTAGGAAGCATCATGTACCTGGAGGAAAGCAGGAATAAGATAGGAGGTTATCCTTGATCCTCATATCCATCATTCTGGACCTCTCACACCCCATTTGCAGCAACCAAACCTTGGCCAAGGCAGAGACTATGGGTGAgacaggctgggctgggctggactGGGCCAGGTTACACCAGGCCAACAGATAGCTGCTGGATACCTCAGAGATCTGTACAGAGGATTCCCATAAATATGGCTCTCTAGAATCATACACCTGGGCAGACAAGCTCATTGGAAACACTCATACAGCCTTTCCGCACTCCACAGCATTTCCCCAGCATAAAAACTTACCAATTTTTCTTCAACAACTACTTTGATCTTCTGCTTACCCTGACCTACAACCTATAACCTCTGCTAATTTTCAGTAACACTACATCACTTTCTCTCTGTGTTCTAGGTCATTCCCATCATCCTGTGAACCCATACTTTGGTTCTTTTATCtcactgaaattcttttttttttttttaaagacacatttaTTCAGCGTCATGATCAGACTATTACATTTAGCAATCAACAGCatgagtgcaaaaaaaaaaaaaagtctacattaaAACCCTTTGTTGGAATGCTTTACACTTTCCacagaacagaaactaaaataaccTGTTATACAATTAGTCACAAATACAGTCCTCGAGTTTTTTTGCCCATACACATGAATATTGTCTAAACCATGTCTTTGTAGCAGCTAGGCCCTGCCACCAATGTGCTTGGCTGAGTTCACAAATCTGTTGTAACCTGTAGCTTCCCTGTCACTTCTctggctctcctctcctgctAAGCTTTGTTTCCTGGCAGTATTAAAACCTTCTGCCACTGCCatagctactgctgctgctggaacCACCATAGCCATCTTGGTTTCATGGTTTGGCAA contains:
- the Usp19 gene encoding ubiquitin carboxyl-terminal hydrolase 19 isoform X8, giving the protein MPAEPLHFVRGRPPSTKKISGELGWLPGGGGGSGVSKIRAGSRPCWGAGLWLLVPCWRIWPQRVAKIAGPGRKRRSPDPDAVADPGTLWLSTKRLRMSGGASATGPRRGPPGLEEATSKKKQKDRANQESKDGDPRRGSVPTPKEEHTKEELLLDWGQNENEVIVKLRVGVGPLRLEEVDTVFTDTNCVVRLPDGRQWDGVLYAEIESSCAKVQARKGGILQLALPKKVPLLTWPSLLKKPLGTQELVPMLRCQENGQELSPIALDPGPEPRRAKQEARNQKRAQGRGEVGSGAGPGAQAGPSAKRAVHLCRGPEGEGSRDGPGPQGDAPPFLADPAPQVEAEEQLCVPPLNPQTCLLGSEKNLALLAGEKSVSPRNDPVSPAVAKIRDPGKDDHVKEEMTVATDAATLVDGKEPESMVNLAFVKNDSYEKGPDSVVVHVYVKEIHRDTSRVLFREQDFTLIFQTRDGNFLRLHPGCGPHTIFRWQVKLRNLIEPEHCTFCFTASRIDICLHKRQSQRWGGLEAPAARGAVGGAKVAVPTGPTPLDSTPPGGTPHPLTGQEEARAMEKDKSKARSEDTGLDGLVTRTTLEHVVPKPEPHLASPKPTCMVPPMPHSPVSGDSVEEEEEEEKKVCLPGFTGLVNLGNTCFMNSVIQSLSNTRELRDFFHDRSFEAEINYNNPLGTGGRLAIGFAVLLRALWKGTHHAFQPSKLKAIVASKASQFTGYAQHDAQEFMAFLLDGLHEDLNRIQNKPYTETVDSDGRPDEVVAEEAWQRHKMRNDSFIVDLFQGQYKSKLVCPVCAKVSITFDPFLYLPVPLPQKQKVLPVFYFAREPHSKPIKFLVSVSKENSSVSEVLDSLSQSVHVKPENLRLAEVIKNRFHRIFLPSHSLDTVSPSDMLLCFELLSPELAKERVVVLEVQQRPQVPSIPISKCAACQRKQQSEDEKLKRCTRCYRVGYCNQLCQKTHWPDHKGLCRPENIGYPFLVSVPASRLTYSRLAQLLEGYARYSVSVFQPPFQPGRMALESQSPGCTTLLSNSSLEAGDSEKDSTQPPELQLVTSVAEGDTGVPQVWASPDRCPVPSTSGISSEMLTSGPIEGTSLPPVERVSRPEAAVPGYQHPSEAINAHTPQFFIYKIDASNREQRLEDKGETPLELGDDCSLALVWRNNERLQEFVLVDSKDLECAEDPGSAGEAARAGHFTLDQCLNLFTRPEVLAPEEAWYCPQCKQHREASKQLLLWRLPNVLIVQLKRFSFRSFIWRDKINDLVEFPVRNLDLSKFCIGQKEEQLPSYDLYAVINHYGGMIGGHYTACARLPNDRSSQRSDVGWRLFDDSTVTTVDESQVVTRYAYVLFYRRRNSPVERPPRAGHSEHHPDLGPAAEAAASQGLGPGQAPEVAPTRTAPERFVPPVDRPAPTYSNMEEVD
- the Usp19 gene encoding ubiquitin carboxyl-terminal hydrolase 19 isoform X12: MPAEPLHFVRGRPPSTKKISGELGWLPGGGGGSGVSKIRAGSRPCWGAGLWLLVPCWRIWPQRVAKIAGPGRKRRSPDPDAVADPGTLWLSTKRLRMSGGASATGPRRGPPGLEEATSKKKQKDRANQESKDGDPRRGSVPTPKEEHTKEELLLDWGQNENEVIVKLRVGVGPLRLEEVDTVFTDTNCVVRLPDGRQWDGVLYAEIESSCAKVQARKGGILQLALPKKVPLLTWPSLLKPLGTQELVPMLRCQENGQELSPIALDPGPEPRRAKQEARNQKRAQGRGEVGSGAGPGAQAGPSAKRAVHLCRGPEGEGSRDGPGPQGDAPPFLADPAPQVEAEEQLCVPPLNPQTCLLGSEKNLALLAGEKSVSPRNDPVSPAVAKIRDPGKDDHVKEEMTVATDAATLVDEPESMVNLAFVKNDSYEKGPDSVVVHVYVKEIHRDTSRVLFREQDFTLIFQTRDGNFLRLHPGCGPHTIFRWQVKLRNLIEPEHCTFCFTASRIDICLHKRQSQRWGGLEAPAARGAVGGAKVAVPTGPTPLDSTPPGGTPHPLTGQEEARAMEKDKSKARSEDTGLDGLVTRTTLEHVVPKPEPHLASPKPTCMVPPMPHSPVSGDSVEEEEEEEKKVCLPGFTGLVNLGNTCFMNSVIQSLSNTRELRDFFHDRSFEAEINYNNPLGTGGRLAIGFAVLLRALWKGTHHAFQPSKLKAIVASKASQFTGYAQHDAQEFMAFLLDGLHEDLNRIQNKPYTETVDSDGRPDEVVAEEAWQRHKMRNDSFIVDLFQGQYKSKLVCPVCAKVSITFDPFLYLPVPLPQKQKVLPVFYFAREPHSKPIKFLVSVSKENSSVSEVLDSLSQSVHVKPENLRLAEVIKNRFHRIFLPSHSLDTVSPSDMLLCFELLSPELAKERVVVLEVQQRPQVPSIPISKCAACQRKQQSEDEKLKRCTRCYRVGYCNQLCQKTHWPDHKGLCRPENIGYPFLVSVPASRLTYSRLAQLLEGYARYSVSVFQPPFQPGRMALESQSPGCTTLLSNSSLEAGDSEKDSTQPPELQLVTSVAEGDTGVPQVWASPDRCPVPSTSGISSEMLTSGPIEGTSLPPVERVSRPEAAVPGYQHPSEAINAHTPQFFIYKIDASNREQRLEDKGETPLELGDDCSLALVWRNNERLQEFVLVDSKDLECAEDPGSAGEAARAGHFTLDQCLNLFTRPEVLAPEEAWYCPQCKQHREASKQLLLWRLPNVLIVQLKRFSFRSFIWRDKINDLVEFPVRNLDLSKFCIGQKEEQLPSYDLYAVINHYGGMIGGHYTACARLPNDRSSQRSDVGWRLFDDSTVTTVDESQVVTRYAYVLFYRRRNSPVERPPRAGHSEHHPDLGPAAEAAASQGLGPGQAPEVAPTRTAPERFVPPVDRPAPTYSNMEEVD
- the Usp19 gene encoding ubiquitin carboxyl-terminal hydrolase 19 isoform X19; protein product: MSGGASATGPRRGPPGLEEATSKKKQKDRANQESKDGDPRRGSVPTPKEEHTKEELLLDWGQNENEVIVKLRVGVGPLRLEEVDTVFTDTNCVVRLPDGRQWDGVLYAEIESSCAKVQARKGGILQLALPKKVPLLTWPSLLKKPLGTQELVPMLRCQENGQELSPIALDPGPEPRRAKQEARNQKRAQGRGEVGSGAGPGAQAGPSAKRAVHLCRGPEGEGSRDGPGPQGDAPPFLADPAPQVEAEEQLCVPPLNPQTCLLGSEKNLALLAGEKSVSPRNDPVSPAVAKIRDPGKDDHVKEEMTVATDAATLVDEPESMVNLAFVKNDSYEKGPDSVVVHVYVKEIHRDTSRVLFREQDFTLIFQTRDGNFLRLHPGCGPHTIFRWQVKLRNLIEPEHCTFCFTASRIDICLHKRQSQRWGGLEAPAARGAVGGAKVAVPTGPTPLDSTPPGGTPHPLTGQEEARAMEKDKSKARSEDTGLDGLVTRTTLEHVVPKPEPHLASPKPTCMVPPMPHSPVSGDSVEEEEEEEKKVCLPGFTGLVNLGNTCFMNSVIQSLSNTRELRDFFHDRSFEAEINYNNPLGTGGRLAIGFAVLLRALWKGTHHAFQPSKLKAIVASKASQFTGYAQHDAQEFMAFLLDGLHEDLNRIQNKPYTETVDSDGRPDEVVAEEAWQRHKMRNDSFIVDLFQGQYKSKLVCPVCAKVSITFDPFLYLPVPLPQKQKVLPVFYFAREPHSKPIKFLVSVSKENSSVSEVLDSLSQSVHVKPENLRLAEVIKNRFHRIFLPSHSLDTVSPSDMLLCFELLSPELAKERVVVLEVQQRPQVPSIPISKCAACQRKQQSEDEKLKRCTRCYRVGYCNQLCQKTHWPDHKGLCRPENIGYPFLVSVPASRLTYSRLAQLLEGYARYSVSVFQPPFQPGRMALESQSPGCTTLLSNSSLEAGDSEKDSTQPPELQLVTSVAEGDTGVPQVWASPDRCPVPSTSGISSEMLTSGPIEGTSLPPVERVSRPEAAVPGYQHPSEAINAHTPQFFIYKIDASNREQRLEDKGETPLELGDDCSLALVWRNNERLQEFVLVDSKDLECAEDPGSAGEAARAGHFTLDQCLNLFTRPEVLAPEEAWYCPQCKQHREASKQLLLWRLPNVLIVQLKRFSFRSFIWRDKINDLVEFPVRNLDLSKFCIGQKEEQLPSYDLYAVINHYGGMIGGHYTACARLPNDRSSQRSDVGWRLFDDSTVTTVDESQVVTRYAYVLFYRRRNSPVERPPRAGHSEHHPDLGPAAEAAASQGLGPGQAPEVAPTRTAPERFVPPVDRPAPTYSNMEEVD